A window from Telopea speciosissima isolate NSW1024214 ecotype Mountain lineage chromosome 8, Tspe_v1, whole genome shotgun sequence encodes these proteins:
- the LOC122638394 gene encoding phosphoribosylamine--glycine ligase-like, translating into MLSVAYSAGTPLNFVEKRYTKPRLFNHHKFVGNYSSVTFSGAQRFGSCPIIGAPSHASGLQSLSGVFKILVQSSVNSGSFSGSGVSESIGSEERVVVLVIGGGGREHALCHALKRSPSCDAVFCAPGNAGISNSGDATCISDLDILDSSAVMSFCRKWGVGLVVVGPEAPLVAGLANELVEAGIPTFGPSSDAAALEGSKDFMKKLCDKYGIPIAKYQTFTDATDAKKYIQQQGAPIVIKADGLAAGKGVIVAMTLEEAYEAVDSMLVKGVFGSAGSQVIVEEFLEGEEASFFALVDGENAIPLESAQDHKRVGDGDTGPNTGGMGAYSPAPILTEELQSLVMRSIISPTVKGMLAEGCKFVGVLYAGLMIEKKSGLPKLIEYNVRFGDPECQVLMVRLESDLAQVLLAACRGELSRVSLRWSPGSAMVVVMASRGYPGAYEKGTVIRNLEEAELVAPSVKIFHAGTAFDSDRNIIATGGRVLGVTATGRDIEEARERAYQAVEEINWPEGFYRRDIGWRALPQRQLAAKE; encoded by the exons ATGCTTTCCGTTGCCTATAGCGCTGGTACTCCTCTGAACTTCGTTGAGAAACGATATACAAAGCCACGTCTCTTTAATCATCATAAGTTCGTTGGGAATTATTCATCGGTGACCTTCTCTGGAGCTCAAAGGTTTGGCTCTTGCCCTATCATTGGAGCTCCTAGTCATGCCTCTGGTTTGCAATCTTTATCTGGCGTTTTCAAGATTTTGGTGCAGAGTTCCGTGAACTCCGGTTCTTTTAGTGGCAGTGGCGTCAGTGAAAGCATTGGTTCTG AAGAGAGAGTGGTGGTGTTGGTCATCGGAGGAGGTGGAAGAGAACATGCACTTTGTCATGCGTTGAAACGCTCTCCTTCCTGTGATGCTGTCTTCTGTGCTCCAGGAAATGCTGGGATCTCTAACTCAGGGGATGCCACATGTATATCAGACCTTGACATCCTGGACAGTTCAGCTGTGATGTCCTTCTGCCGTAAATGGGGAGTGGGACTAGTTGTTGTGGGCCCAGAGGCTCCTTTAGTTGCAGGTCTTGCAAATGAGCTTGTAGAGGCTGGGATTCCTACTTTTGGCCCTTCATCTGATGCTGCTGCTTTGGAGGGCTCAAAGGACTTCATGAAGAAGTTATGTGACAAATATGGAATTCCTATTGCTAAG TATCAAACATTTACAGACGCAACAGATGCAAAGAAGTATATTCAACAGCAAGGAGCACCTATTGTCATAAAAGCAGATGGGTTAGCTGCTGGAAAAGGAGTTATTGTTGCTATGACGCTGGAGGAGGCGTACGAAGCTGTTGATTCTATGCTGGTGAAGGGCGTTTTTGGATCTGCTGGTTCCCAGGTCATTGTTGAAGAGTTTCTTGAAGGGGAGGAAGCATCATTTTTTGCCCTAGTGGATGGTGAGAATGCCATTCCTCTTGAATCAGCTCAGGACCATAAGCGAGTAGGGGATGGTGATACAGGCCCCAATACAGGCGGTATGGGAGCTTATTCTCCGGCACCCATATTAACTGAAGAGCTTCAATCTTTGGTTATGAGATCTATAATTTCCCCAACGGTGAAAGGCATGTTAGCAGAGGGCTGCAAGTTTGTTGGGGTCTTATATGCTGGGCTCATGATTGAGAAGAAATCTGGACTACCTAAGCTCATTGAGTACAACGTGCGCTTTGGAGACCCGGAATGCCAG GTTTTGATGGTCCGTTTAGAATCTGATCTGGCACAAGTTCTGCTTGCAGCCTGTAGAGGTGAGTTGAGTAGGGTTTCACTACGTTGGTCACCAGGCTCAgctatggtggtggtgatggcaagTCGGGGCTATCCCGGGGCCTATGAGAAGGGGACTGTGATTCGGAACCTTGAAGAAGCGGAACTTGTTGCTCCATCAGTTAAGATATTTCATGCTGGAACTGCATTCGACTCTGATAGAAACATTATAGCCACTGGTGGTCGTGTACTTGGGGTTACAGCCACGGGAAGAGATATTGAAGAAGCCAGGGAGAGAGCCTACCAAGCTGTTGAAGAAATCAATTGGCCAGAAGGGTTCTACAGGCGAGATATCGGTTGGAGAGCGCTTCCCCAAAGACAATTAGCTGCGAAGGAGTAA
- the LOC122672518 gene encoding uncharacterized protein LOC122672518, producing MQLVPCKLATVSNHLKRWNKDVFGHVDHLKSNLFFMTHLLSDSPNPDFDLLKTLCKQADWIFAAEETFWLQKARHLYIKDGDRNTKFYHTITKSNLRRRRINFIFDSEGDKFDDPKDMAKVFATNLHDLFTTVNPLDPTFVECLFPPLPDLGDCSSLVSSPSLDEVKQVVFSIGPLKAPGMDGFSASFYQKC from the coding sequence ATGCAACTTGTTCCCTGCAAGTTGGCTACCGTTTCGAATCATCTGAAGAGATGGAACAAGGATGTTTTTGGCCATGTGGATCATTTGAAAAGCAACTTATTCTTCATGACCCATCTCCTCTCAGACTCCCCTAACCCGgattttgatttgttgaagaCCCTCTGTAAGCAGGCAGACTGGATTTTTGCGGCAGAAGAGACGTTCTGGTTGCAAAAGGCTAGACATCTCTACATCAAGGACGGTGATCGTAATACTAAATTCTATCATACTATCACTAAATCAAATCTTCGGCGGAGGcgaattaattttatttttgactcTGAAGGTGACAAATTTGACGACCCTAAGGATATGGCCAAGGTCTTTGCAACCAACCTTCATGACTTATTTACTACAGTTAACCCCCTTGATCCCACCTTCGTTGAATGTTTATTTCCTCCCTTGCCCGACTTGGGCGATTGTTCTTCACTAGTTTCCTCACCATCATTGGATGAGGTGAAGCAGGTGGTTTTTTCCATTGGACCCCTTAAGGCACCAGGGATGGATGGGTTTAGTGCGAGTTTTTACCAGAAATGCTAG
- the LOC122670631 gene encoding agamous-like MADS-box protein AGL15, whose product MGRGKIEIKRIENATSRQVTFSKRRAGLLKKAQELSVLCDAEVAVIIFSSTGKLFEFSSSGMKRTLSRYNKCLDRSETSMVQYEAERQQSKEVNILKDEIAKLRMTHLRMMGKELKGLSLKDLQHLEHQLSEGVLAVKDRKEQLLLEQLEKSRLQEQRVMVENETLRKQVEELKSLAPSTEHPMPSFLEFQPLERKYALVKPDVLSSNVVCNCAVEKQGDSDTSLHLGLSTDVFCKRKAPEIASFSNDSGAEMDPS is encoded by the exons ATGGGTAGAGGGAAGATTGAGATCAAGAGAATCGAGAACGCCACTAGCAGGCAGGTCACCTTCTCCAAGCGTCGTGCGGGTTTGCTAAAGAAGGCACAGGAATTGTCGGTTTTATGTGATGCAGAGGTTGCCGTTATCATTTTCTCCAGTACGGGGAAGCTTTTTGAATTCTCTAGTTCTGG CATGAAGCGGACACTGTCGAGATACAACAAGTGCCTAGATCGTTCTGAAACTTCTATGGTTCAATATGAGGCAGAG AGGCAACAATCTAAGGAGGTGAACATTCTGAAAGATGAAATTGCAAAGCTACGAATGACACACTT GCGGATGATGGGCAAGGAACTGAAGGGCTTGAGCTTAAAAGATTTGCAGCACTTGGAGCATCAATTAAGTGAAGGGGTATTAGCTGTGAAGGATAGAAAG GAGCAATTACTGTTGGAACAGCTTGAAAAATCGAGGTTACAG GAGCAACGGGTCATGGTAGAGAATGAGACGTTACGCAAGCAG GTTGAGGAGCTTAAAAGTCTGGCTCCGTCAACTGAGCATCCAATGCCATCTTTTCTTGAATTCCAGCCTCTAGAAAGGAAATATGCTCTTGTTAAGCCTGATGTTTTAAGTTCAAATGTGGTTTGTAATTGTGCAGTTGAGAAGCAAGGAGATTCAGACACTTCCTTGCACTTGGG GCTGTCAACCGATGTTTTTTGCAAGAGGAAAGCACCTGAAATAGCATCCTTCTCCAATGATTCTGGGGCCGAAATGGATCCATCCTGA
- the LOC122672519 gene encoding serine carboxypeptidase-like 40: MKNKGCVVLGFLLYLLSFLALSSHAGQGDALGLFMWKKRFNGNAHTEEAKMGSSKLSVSSGDRRFRLSEIVQPQKGLKEKDKIKTLPGQPGNVKFHQYGGYVTVNEKAGRALFYYFVEAKKNKDVLPLIIWFNGGPGCSSLGFGAMDEIGPFRVSSDAKTLYKNKFAWNNVANVLFIESPAGIGFSYTNTSSDFEVTGDQSTADDAYIFLMNWLERFPEYKNRKLYLTGESYAGHYVPQLALTILKHNKEGNQSIDLQGIAIGNPVLDDRDDEEISTPRFEYLLSHNLISDEIMESIRAKCDCSKYVSGRIEESCYKSLIQTVPATLNIVPDNIYGPFCKNNVTAKPKRHSIQFYDPCSEKYVLAYLNRPEVQSAIHANVTELNYPWKGCSDFLYKPEKWADSVHSVLPILKELLDNRIRVLVYSGDIDFIVPVTCTKTSLKRLNLKEKFPWYAWNSSSETGGLFVEYEEGLTFATVRGAGHMVPSYQPERALMLIKYFLDGVPLPALDPPEVE, encoded by the exons atgaagaacaaagggTGTGTTGTTCTTGGTTTCCTTCTTTACCTTCTAAGCTTTCTTGCATTAAGCAGCCATGCCGGGCAGGGAGATGCACTTGGGCTTTTTATGTGGAAAAAGAGATTCAATGGAAATGCACACACTGAGGAGGCAAAAATGGGTAGTTCTAAGCTCTCTGTAAGCAGTGGTGATCGACGATTTCGATTGAGTGAAATTGTTCAACCTCAGAAaggattgaaagagaaagataagATTAAAACGTTACCTGGGCAACCAGGAAATGTAAAGTTCCATCAGTATGGAGGTTATGTCACAGTTAATGAAAAAGCAGGGAGAGCTCTGTTCTATTACTTTGTTGAAGCTAAGAAAAACAAAGATGTCTTGCCTCTTATCATTTGGTTTAATGGAG GGCCTGGTTGTTCTTCTTTAGGATTTGGAGCAATGGATGAAATCGGTCCATTTCGAGTTTCCAGCGATGCTAAAACGCTCTACAAGAACAAATTCGCATGGAACAATG TGGCAAATGTGTTGTTCATAGAGTCACCAGCAGGAATAGGGTTCTCATACACAAACACTTCATCTGACTTTGAAGTGACAGGAGATCAAAGCACAGCTGATGATGCTTATATTTTCTTGATGAATTGGTTAGAGAGGTTTCCTGAATACAAGAACAGGAAATTATATTTAACTGGAGAGAGCTATGCTGGACATTATGTTCCTCAGCTTGCACTTACCATTCTCAAACATAACAAGGAAGGAAACCAGTCCATAGACCTCCAAGGAATTGCT ATTGGCAATCCGGTACTCGATGATCGGGATGACGAAGAAATCAGTACACCGAGATTTGAATACCTGTTATCACACAATCTCATTTCAGACGAGATCATGGAATCAATCCGCGCAAAATGCGATTGCTCTAAGTATGTATCCggaagaattgaagaatcatGTTATAAAAGTCTGATTCAAACTGTTCCAGCAACCCTAAATATTGTTCCAGATAACATATATGGTCCTTTTTGCAAGAATAATGTGactgccaaacccaagaggcaTTCA ATTCAGTTCTATGATCCTTGTAGTGAAAAGTATGTTCTGGCTTATCTGAATCGCCCAGAAGTCCAAAGTGCAATTCATGCCAATGTTACTGAACTTAACTATCCCTGGAAAGGCTGTAG TGATTTTCTTTATAAACCTGAAAAATGGGCTGACTCTGTACACTCTGTTCTACCAATATTAAAGGAGCTTCTGGACAATAGAATCAGAGTCTTGGTTTACAG TGGAGATATTGATTTTATTGTTCCTGTTACTTGCACTAAAACTTCATTGAAGAGGCTTAACCTCAAAGAGAAGTTTCCCTGGTATGCTTGGAACTCCAGCTCAGAG ACTGGTGGACTCTTTGTGGAGTATGAAGAAGGGTTAACATTTGCTACAGTTAGGGGAGCAGGTCATATGGTTCCAAGCTACCAGCCAGAGAGGGCACTTATGCTTATCAAGTATTTCCTCGATGGGGTGCCTCTTCCAGCTTTAGATCCCCCGGAGGTGGAGTAA
- the LOC122672517 gene encoding protein BPS1, chloroplastic-like — MAMEVLSRLLADYRELNTFHGIKISRGSPKITHLLFADDIFLFCHATTDDILTLKAVFDLFSDLSGQEINLSKSSIHFSRNVPSDLRRTLCTLIGIKEMSSESRYLGHKQEAFSASLQAFKSEISTYLIQFSNLYSKPRSEILTLSWVQQCLQLLPSMNRAFKKLMVDINYPMNRWQVPLVDDYLKESLKLLELLNSITSSLSHLGQARMSLSYALSLLENSPSLAMKTLEAIQPLGSNKKWEGEETKARQEVVRYSSGEEWVICQAMAIMKVVGFWICGVVASSLCGDIESCLKLRKLIEELPNSSLMSLHVSVCEEMMKKGGLFEVKEVNKGVVQLGAVTCGGSSSDEAEELRRRVEILGKLLKDVGNEVNQLFSEVLLERNNLLNSLHQKQ, encoded by the exons ATGGCTATGGAGGTTCTTTCCCGCTTACTGGCGGATTACCGTGAATTAAATACTTTCCATGGCATTAAGATCTCTAGAGGTTCGCCTAAGATCACTCATCTGTTGTTTGCTGAtgatatatttcttttttgtcaTGCTACTACAGATGATATTCTTACTCTCAAGGCTGTCTTTGATCTTTTTTCCGACCTCTCTGGTCAGGAAATCAATTTATCCAAGAGCAGTATACATTTTAGCAGGAATGTCCCATCGGATTTGCGGCGTACTCTATGTACTCTGATTGGGATTAAGGAGATGTCTTCGGAGTCTCGCTATCTGG GCCACAAACAGGAAGCATTCTCTGCTTCCCTCCAAGCATTCAAATCAGAAATCTCCACATACCTGATTCAGTTCTCTAATTTGTATTCCAAACCCAGATCTGAAATCCTCACCTTGTCATGGGTTCAGCAATGTCTGCAACTCCTTCCCAGCATGAACAGAGCATTTAAGAAACTCATGGTGGATATCAACTACCCCATGAATAGATGGCAGGTCCCTTTGGTTGATGATTATCTGAAAGAAAGCTTAAAATTGTTAGAGCTTCTCAACTCAATAacctcctctctttctcatcTGGGTCAAGCTCGTATGTCGCTCTCTTATGCCTTGAGTCTTCTGGAGAATTCACCTTCCCTTGCAATGAAAACCCTGGAAGCAATTCAGCCTCTTGGTTCCAACAAGAAATGGGAAGGAGAAGAGACCAAAGCCAGACAGGAGGTAGTAAGGTACTCCTCTGGGGAAGAATGGGTTATATGTCAAGCTATGGCAATTATGAAGGTCGTCGGCTTTTGGATATGTGGTGTTGTGGCATCAAGTCTATGTGGAGACATCGAATCATGCTTGAAGCTGAGGAAGTTAATTGAGGAGCTCCCTAATTCTTCCCTGATGAGTTTGCATGTGTCTGTCTGTGAAGAGATGATGAAGAAAGGAGGTCTGTTTGAGGTGAAGGAGGTAAACAAAGGAGTTGTTCAGCTTGGAGCAGTTACTTGTGGTGGATCAAGCAGTGATGAGGCAGAGGAATTACGAAGAAGAGTGGAGATATTGGGGAAGCTATTGAAGGATGTAGGAAACGAAGTGAATCAGCTTTTCTCAGAAGTTTTATTGGAGAGAAATAATTTGCTTAATAGCCTCCACCAAAAGCAATAG